A genomic window from Pseudomonadota bacterium includes:
- a CDS encoding flippase-like domain-containing protein, with product MRVLILSLLLAAAGYLGLALATGWDNTWRAVARVGAGGLAIGCGLTFAGFTLRFCRWQWYLGALGLRVDRLQSFVIYLSGFALTTTPGKVGELLRSAFLARHNVTYTQSFAAFFADRLTDLLSVVTLTMIGLSLYPKSRYGLWVLGVALLAVVVLIAAAPLLAEWSERGQNGWLTRTLAWVARILAQAKNCLVPQRLLPGWCLGCCAYAAQGLSFHLMLVAMGYDIGLPVAIFIFAFASLAGALSFIPGGLGTADATVFFLLVHFGVAKPEAAARRC from the coding sequence ATGCGTGTGCTGATTCTGTCGCTGTTGCTAGCGGCAGCCGGCTACCTCGGACTGGCACTCGCCACCGGATGGGACAACACATGGCGTGCCGTTGCCCGCGTCGGGGCCGGCGGCTTGGCCATCGGCTGTGGGTTGACGTTCGCGGGATTCACGCTGCGCTTTTGCCGATGGCAATGGTATCTGGGCGCCCTGGGACTACGCGTCGACCGTCTGCAAAGCTTCGTCATTTATTTGTCGGGGTTTGCGTTGACCACGACGCCCGGGAAGGTCGGCGAATTGTTGCGCAGTGCCTTTCTGGCGCGCCACAACGTCACGTATACACAGAGCTTTGCCGCGTTTTTTGCCGACCGCCTCACCGATTTGTTGTCGGTGGTCACGTTGACGATGATTGGTTTGTCGCTGTACCCGAAGTCACGTTACGGTCTGTGGGTTCTGGGCGTGGCCCTGCTTGCGGTGGTCGTGTTGATCGCCGCGGCACCGTTGCTGGCCGAATGGAGCGAACGTGGCCAGAACGGTTGGCTGACCCGGACCTTGGCCTGGGTTGCCCGGATACTCGCGCAGGCCAAAAACTGCCTGGTGCCGCAGCGTCTGTTACCGGGATGGTGCCTCGGGTGTTGCGCTTATGCCGCGCAAGGCCTATCGTTTCATCTGATGTTGGTGGCCATGGGATACGACATCGGACTGCCTGTCGCGATCTTCATTTTTGCGTTTGCCTCGTTGGCGGGCGCCCTGTCGTTCATACCGGGTGGTCTTGGCACGGCCGACGCCACGGTATTTTTCCTGCTGGTGCACTTCGGTGTGGCTAAGCCGGAGGCCGCAGCGCGACGGTGTTGA
- a CDS encoding alpha/beta hydrolase — protein sequence MSSTLQIDGIDVFVEGEGNETIAMIHGWPDTYRLWDAQVAFFKKRYRCVRFTLPGFDIDKPRHPFSLAQTIAMFEKIIQQTCPAQRVVLMVHDWGCVFGYQLVMRHPSLVSKIVGVDIGDAGTSQHLLSLNAKAKAMVFVYQIWLAIAWRIGGSIGDKMTKSMARALKCPADPQFIDSRMNYPYYIKWTGTHGSYRDVVTFEPPVPMLFVYGKRKPFFFHTQAWADALATRPGSQVRALETGHWVMSEQPQQFNQIVHAWLASNRRLASGSRPHAGGQ from the coding sequence ATGAGTTCCACGCTGCAGATCGACGGCATCGACGTCTTTGTGGAGGGCGAGGGAAACGAAACCATTGCTATGATCCACGGCTGGCCCGACACGTATCGGCTGTGGGACGCCCAGGTCGCCTTCTTCAAGAAGCGCTACCGCTGCGTTCGCTTCACGCTGCCGGGCTTCGACATCGACAAGCCGCGCCATCCGTTTTCACTGGCGCAGACGATCGCCATGTTCGAGAAAATCATCCAACAGACCTGCCCCGCCCAGAGAGTCGTTTTGATGGTGCATGACTGGGGCTGTGTGTTCGGCTACCAACTGGTGATGCGGCACCCGTCGCTGGTGTCGAAGATTGTCGGAGTAGACATTGGCGACGCAGGCACGAGCCAGCACTTGCTGTCGTTGAATGCCAAAGCCAAGGCCATGGTGTTTGTTTATCAGATATGGCTAGCCATCGCGTGGCGAATCGGCGGCAGCATTGGCGACAAGATGACGAAATCCATGGCCCGCGCACTGAAGTGCCCCGCGGATCCGCAGTTCATCGACTCGCGAATGAACTACCCTTACTACATCAAATGGACGGGCACTCATGGGTCGTACCGCGACGTGGTGACGTTCGAGCCGCCCGTTCCAATGTTGTTCGTGTACGGCAAGAGAAAGCCGTTCTTCTTCCACACCCAGGCCTGGGCCGACGCCTTGGCCACGCGACCGGGCAGTCAGGTGCGCGCGTTAGAGACAGGGCACTGGGTCATGAGCGAACAACCACAGCAGTTCAACCAGATTGTTCATGCCTGGCTAGCTAGCAACCGGCGGCTAGCTAGCGGGTCCAGGCCGCATGCAGGTGGTCAATAG